The Lycium ferocissimum isolate CSIRO_LF1 chromosome 1, AGI_CSIRO_Lferr_CH_V1, whole genome shotgun sequence genome includes a region encoding these proteins:
- the LOC132052863 gene encoding uncharacterized protein LOC132052863 isoform X2 yields METLKSTVPNTLEQQISKSTPTELPSTCSSLLDFFHHLPQFHQMIKDLTDPTMALCCKDRSAALEAKLKGNECFSKGEYPNALLFYSQALRLAPVDLDDLEINLVALLYVNRASTLQKMGLLLECLRDCSRALRISPRYAKIILKKCRETHCHFCFNELPADAISCASCSIPLYCSDRCQIQAGGQKFDRSSKSSNGLEGLADDLKNYMSDVLAGISTLDTGHIAEHRHECQGFHWPLILPSEVVLAGRILVKVIEQKKRASADSNLIGFLDLSHNYIQLPPESKLEMYIYSIILLHCLQHFYRTELPISGIIVSKLVILLSQIQVNSMAVVRMQAPEVKGPAYKSGNALTSSLEQVKVGQAVYVAGSFFNHSCQPNIHAYFLSRTLYVRATEYILAGSELELSYGPQVGQWDCKDRQRLLEDRYSFTCQCTACSELNVPDLVINAYRCTKLNCLGVILDRTVTRCEKRKLKLLLDAPTVYSSSPHKQVEKLKDATISEVARRVFESDYKLEPQHCLVCDSYGDLEASCAATSQAESCYKRLQDAIASNEVPTNILLDAVRCTDLLRTIFHPYNKRIAEVEDNLAQAFSLVGELQAAIDHCKASIQILEKLYGANHVAIGNELIKLASLQILVGDTAASGSISRITAIFSRYYGSHADDVYPYLRHLKGSRDVEKS; encoded by the exons ATGGAGACACTAAAATCAACAGTTCCCAACACCCTTGAGCAGCAAATATCCAAAAGCACACCCACTGAGCTTCCATCAACATGCTCTTCCCTTCTTGATTTTTTCCATCATTTGCCTCAATTTCATCAG ATGATTAAAGATTTGACAGACCCTACTATGGCTCTATGTTGCAAGGACCGGAGTGCTGCTTTGGAAGCAAAGCTTAAGGGCAATGAATGCTTCTCCAAAGGAGAGTATCCTAACGCATTGCTTTTCTATTCCCAG GCACTGCGTCTTGCTCCAGTAGAtttggatgatttggagatAAATCTGGTAGCGCTACTGTATGTGAACCGTGCTTCTACTTTGCAG AAAATGGGCTTGCTTTTGGAGTGTTTACGAGATTGCAGCAGGGCCCTTAGAATATCTCCACGCTACGCGAAG ATTATCTTGAAGAAATGTCGGGAGACTCACTGCCATTTTTGCTTCAATGAACTGCCAGCAGATGCCATTTCTTGTGCGTCTTGTTCTATTCCATTATACTGCAGTGACCGATGTCAAATACAAGCTGGCGGACAAAAGTTTGATAGGAGCTCAAAGAGTTCTAATGGTCTTGAGGGCTTAGCAGATGATCTCAAGAACTATATGTCAGATGTTCTAGCAGGCATTTCAACTCTAGATACTGGGCATATTGCTGAGCACAGGCATGAATGTCAAGGTTTTCATTGGCCTCTGATATTGCCGTCGGAAGTAGTTTTGGCTGGCAGAATCCTTGTGAAAGTCATCGAGCAAAAGAAACGCGCAAGTGCTGATTCTAACCTTATTGGGTTCCTG GATCTTTCTCACAATTATATACAGCTCCCTCCTGAAAGCAAATTGGAGATGTATATCTACTCGATCATTCTATTGCATTGTCTTCAGCATTTTTACAGAACTGAACTGCCCATTAGTGGGATAATCGTTTCAAAG CTGGTTATCCTTCTTTCTCAAATCCAAGTAAATTCCATGGCAGTTGTCCGTATGCAAGCTCCAGAGGTAAAAGGGCCTGCATACAAGTCTGGGAATGCTTTAACCAGTAGTTTAGAACAA GTTAAAGTGGGTCAAGCTGTTTATGTAGCTGGTAGTTTTTTCAACCACTCTTGCCAGCCAAACATCCACGCATATTTTCTTTCACGCACCCTCTATGTACGAGCCACAGAATACATTTTAGCTGGCTCTGAATTGGAGCTATCTTATGGTCCACAG GTAGGGCAGTGGGACTGCAAAGATCGTCAAAGGCTCTTGGAAGACCGCTACTCATTCACATGTCAATGTACTGCTTGCTCTGAGTTGAATGTTCCTGACCTTGTCATCAATGCTTATAGGTGCACTAAACTAAATTGTTTAGGAGTGATCCTGGATCGTACTGTTACTAGATGTGAGAAACGAAAACTGAAGCTCCTCCTTGATGCCCCTACAGTTTACAGTTCCAGCCCACATAAGCAG GTTGAGAAGCTCAAAGATGCTACTATTAGTGAAGTGGCTCGCCGTGTTTTTGAATCTGATTATAAGTTGGAACCTCAACATTGCTTGGTTTGTGATTCATATGGAGATCTGGAAGCTTCATGTGCTGCAACCAGTCAAGCTGAGAGTTGTTATAAGAG ACTGCAAGATGCAATAGCATCAAATGAAGTCCCAACCAATATCCTTCTAGATGCTGTGAGGTGTACGGATCTTCTCAGAACAATATTCCATCCTTATAACAAGAGAATTGCAGAG GTGGAGGACAATCTTGCTCAGGCATTTTCTTTGGTTGGAGAACTACAAGCTGCAATTGATCACTGTAAAGCATCTATACAG ATCTTGGAAAAGCTCTATGGTGCCAACCACGTTGCCATTGGAAACGAATTGATCAAGCTTGCCTCCCTTCAGATACTGGTGGGTGACACTGCTGCTTCCGGTAGCATAAGCAGAATCACTGCAATATTTTCACGATATTATGGATCACATGCAGATGACGTATATCCATATTTGCGACATCTTAAAGGTAGCCGAGATGTTGAAAAGAGTTAA
- the LOC132052863 gene encoding uncharacterized protein LOC132052863 isoform X1, translating into METLKSTVPNTLEQQISKSTPTELPSTCSSLLDFFHHLPQFHQMIKDLTDPTMALCCKDRSAALEAKLKGNECFSKGEYPNALLFYSQALRLAPVDLDDLEINLVALLYVNRASTLQKMGLLLECLRDCSRALRISPRYAKAWFRRGKANISLGKFEDAIRDLNISLKVEISSSGKRQIEVELKIALDKFKGMGSSGKKTNQNQSEVPDEPDQVKLQCLLTTTKGRGMFCVEDVSEASLVHKEDPYAAIILKKCRETHCHFCFNELPADAISCASCSIPLYCSDRCQIQAGGQKFDRSSKSSNGLEGLADDLKNYMSDVLAGISTLDTGHIAEHRHECQGFHWPLILPSEVVLAGRILVKVIEQKKRASADSNLIGFLDLSHNYIQLPPESKLEMYIYSIILLHCLQHFYRTELPISGIIVSKLVILLSQIQVNSMAVVRMQAPEVKGPAYKSGNALTSSLEQVKVGQAVYVAGSFFNHSCQPNIHAYFLSRTLYVRATEYILAGSELELSYGPQVGQWDCKDRQRLLEDRYSFTCQCTACSELNVPDLVINAYRCTKLNCLGVILDRTVTRCEKRKLKLLLDAPTVYSSSPHKQVEKLKDATISEVARRVFESDYKLEPQHCLVCDSYGDLEASCAATSQAESCYKRLQDAIASNEVPTNILLDAVRCTDLLRTIFHPYNKRIAEVEDNLAQAFSLVGELQAAIDHCKASIQILEKLYGANHVAIGNELIKLASLQILVGDTAASGSISRITAIFSRYYGSHADDVYPYLRHLKGSRDVEKS; encoded by the exons ATGGAGACACTAAAATCAACAGTTCCCAACACCCTTGAGCAGCAAATATCCAAAAGCACACCCACTGAGCTTCCATCAACATGCTCTTCCCTTCTTGATTTTTTCCATCATTTGCCTCAATTTCATCAG ATGATTAAAGATTTGACAGACCCTACTATGGCTCTATGTTGCAAGGACCGGAGTGCTGCTTTGGAAGCAAAGCTTAAGGGCAATGAATGCTTCTCCAAAGGAGAGTATCCTAACGCATTGCTTTTCTATTCCCAG GCACTGCGTCTTGCTCCAGTAGAtttggatgatttggagatAAATCTGGTAGCGCTACTGTATGTGAACCGTGCTTCTACTTTGCAG AAAATGGGCTTGCTTTTGGAGTGTTTACGAGATTGCAGCAGGGCCCTTAGAATATCTCCACGCTACGCGAAG GCATGGTTCCGGAGAGGTAAAGCAAATATTTCTTTGGGTAAGTTTGAGGATGCAATTCGAGATCTGAATATCTCATTAAAGGTAGAAATCTCTTCAAGTGGAAAAAGACAGATTGAAGTAGAACTAAAGATTGCTCTAGATAAATTCAAAGGAATGGGGAGCTCAGGGAAAAAAACCAACCAGAATCAGTCAGAAGTTCCTG ATGAGCCAGACCAAGTAAAACTTCAGTGTTTGCTTACTACAACCAAGGGGAGGGGAATGTTTTGTGTGGAGGATGTTTCTGAAGCCTCCTTAGTTCATAAAGAAGATCCTTATGCTGCG ATTATCTTGAAGAAATGTCGGGAGACTCACTGCCATTTTTGCTTCAATGAACTGCCAGCAGATGCCATTTCTTGTGCGTCTTGTTCTATTCCATTATACTGCAGTGACCGATGTCAAATACAAGCTGGCGGACAAAAGTTTGATAGGAGCTCAAAGAGTTCTAATGGTCTTGAGGGCTTAGCAGATGATCTCAAGAACTATATGTCAGATGTTCTAGCAGGCATTTCAACTCTAGATACTGGGCATATTGCTGAGCACAGGCATGAATGTCAAGGTTTTCATTGGCCTCTGATATTGCCGTCGGAAGTAGTTTTGGCTGGCAGAATCCTTGTGAAAGTCATCGAGCAAAAGAAACGCGCAAGTGCTGATTCTAACCTTATTGGGTTCCTG GATCTTTCTCACAATTATATACAGCTCCCTCCTGAAAGCAAATTGGAGATGTATATCTACTCGATCATTCTATTGCATTGTCTTCAGCATTTTTACAGAACTGAACTGCCCATTAGTGGGATAATCGTTTCAAAG CTGGTTATCCTTCTTTCTCAAATCCAAGTAAATTCCATGGCAGTTGTCCGTATGCAAGCTCCAGAGGTAAAAGGGCCTGCATACAAGTCTGGGAATGCTTTAACCAGTAGTTTAGAACAA GTTAAAGTGGGTCAAGCTGTTTATGTAGCTGGTAGTTTTTTCAACCACTCTTGCCAGCCAAACATCCACGCATATTTTCTTTCACGCACCCTCTATGTACGAGCCACAGAATACATTTTAGCTGGCTCTGAATTGGAGCTATCTTATGGTCCACAG GTAGGGCAGTGGGACTGCAAAGATCGTCAAAGGCTCTTGGAAGACCGCTACTCATTCACATGTCAATGTACTGCTTGCTCTGAGTTGAATGTTCCTGACCTTGTCATCAATGCTTATAGGTGCACTAAACTAAATTGTTTAGGAGTGATCCTGGATCGTACTGTTACTAGATGTGAGAAACGAAAACTGAAGCTCCTCCTTGATGCCCCTACAGTTTACAGTTCCAGCCCACATAAGCAG GTTGAGAAGCTCAAAGATGCTACTATTAGTGAAGTGGCTCGCCGTGTTTTTGAATCTGATTATAAGTTGGAACCTCAACATTGCTTGGTTTGTGATTCATATGGAGATCTGGAAGCTTCATGTGCTGCAACCAGTCAAGCTGAGAGTTGTTATAAGAG ACTGCAAGATGCAATAGCATCAAATGAAGTCCCAACCAATATCCTTCTAGATGCTGTGAGGTGTACGGATCTTCTCAGAACAATATTCCATCCTTATAACAAGAGAATTGCAGAG GTGGAGGACAATCTTGCTCAGGCATTTTCTTTGGTTGGAGAACTACAAGCTGCAATTGATCACTGTAAAGCATCTATACAG ATCTTGGAAAAGCTCTATGGTGCCAACCACGTTGCCATTGGAAACGAATTGATCAAGCTTGCCTCCCTTCAGATACTGGTGGGTGACACTGCTGCTTCCGGTAGCATAAGCAGAATCACTGCAATATTTTCACGATATTATGGATCACATGCAGATGACGTATATCCATATTTGCGACATCTTAAAGGTAGCCGAGATGTTGAAAAGAGTTAA
- the LOC132063511 gene encoding uncharacterized protein LOC132063511, which produces MPMDKLGDLNGDLVVKSVMGKPFDYFRKILQEEDLEDFFRATCFGMYLDLPEDNNARFQMTVVYGFLKRRIICRPEVSYSFSASSLVTLKKGAKTPKSSKGAKTPKSSKAAKKGKAKVDDDLDLVDVCGKSYKVADLLADLKSETMSRKHKESLCLVWFVNSILWARDVKNNIELGLIKLSEDHEAFNNYPWGHKSFKLTVEYLCKALNSNVKTSNIYGFPWAFMAWAFEAIPHLRSQVRDYSEEVCFPRILRWLTTKNSNKKMNLDPFNPPKEAVVHPRLIPTKREVQMPCLVSLGHRESVHDELIDQIKEELAGATTIIRAGVVDGGGGDGDGDVDVNAVGDGAGDAVDMNIVVDVARQAVEGLADKRRDDDGGGDGVGGYTPQSGGGGQTTDIPYRLGRYSSVGAGSSKVYSCACECSTCRLKMEGLINKVEELLQAQKDTNSAIKSLMSKRGVQPSKKLSSPYTPIGIRKRAKTISKALADCRARKTSTPQKSIFTPPVEVVPQVLKKVDIFKRVNLQKRKKLETLIKSKKSGRALYSMHEFGAEDFKVMTNMHEWWEDWYVDEILLLMRMRQLNFPEHYDSSDRIMDLNFYHHCRNRYLGLSDESTNERVMPYDQRLTLFRWDDDGLTFPRGIVPYPGGCEWIGAKRIIAVMNINDNHFVTIEIIIEEGIINVYDCNIPCNEDSDFFCHMQPLLDLFPKLLKQSGMFSHLHEKLLNESWKYDWKKDIPRNETNKACASWSLAFVEALLIRMNMTKPDTLLSDNTVERMQ; this is translated from the exons ATGCCGATGGATAAACTAGGTGATTTGAATGGTGATCTTGTTGTAAAATCAGTCATGGGCAAGCCCTTTGATTACTTTAGGAAGATACTTCAGGAGGAGGACTTGGAGGATTTCTTCAGGGCCACATGTTTTGGCATGTATCTAGATTTGCCTGAGGACAACAATGCAAGGTTTCAAATGACCGTTGTGTATGGTTTTCTCAAACGAAGAATTATTTGCA GACCCGAGGTGTCGTACTCCTTCTCGGCCTCTTCCCTGGTTACATTAAAGAAGGGAGCCAAGACACCCAAGTCATCCAAGGGAGCCAAGACACCCAAGTCATCCAAGGCAGCCAAGAAAGGCAAAGCCAAGGTTGATGATGATTTGGATTTAGTGGATGTTTGTGGAAAGAGCTACAAGGTAGCGGATTTGCTAGCAGACTTGAAGTCAGAAACTATGTCAAGAAAGCACAAGGAGTCATTGTGCTTAGTTTGGTTTGTGAATTCTATTCTTTGGGCAAGGGATGTAAAGAATAATATAGAACTTGGTTTGATTAAACTCTCGGAGGATCATGAGGCATTCAATAACTATCCATGGGGTCATAAAAGTTTTAAGTTGACTGTTGAATATTTGTGCAAAGCTTTGAACTCTAATGTGAAGACTTCCAACATCTATGGCTTCCCTTGGGCCTTCATG GCTTGGGCATTTGAAGCCATTCCTCACCTACGGAGTCAAGTCAGGGACTACTCGGAAGAAGTTTGTTTTCCAAGGATCCTCAGATGGTTGACTACCAAAAACagcaacaaaaaaatgaatcttgATCCTTTTAACCCCCCCAAGGAAGCA GTTGTGCACCCAAGGCTTATCCCGACAAAACGAGAGGTGCAGATGCCATGTCTTGTTAGTTTAGGGCATAGGGAATCTGTGCATGATGAATTGATTGATCAGATAAAAGAAGAATTGGCTGGAGCCACAACCATCATAAGGGCtggtgttgttgatggtggtggtggtgatggtgatggtgatgTTGATGTTAATGCTGTTGGTGATGGTGCTGGTGATGCTgttgatatgaatattgttgttgatgttgcaagACAAGCAGTGGAAGGTCTTGCTGATAAAAGAAGAGatgatgatggtggtggtgatggagTTGGTGGATATACTCCCCAAAGTGGTGGTGGTGGGCAGACCACAGATATCCCTTATAGGTTGGGTAGATATTCTTCAGTTGGTGCCGGTTCCTCCAAGGTGTATTCTTGTGCTTGTGAATGCAGTACTTGCAGGCTGAAAATGGAGGGTTTGATAAATAAGGTTGAAGAGTTGCTTCAGGCACAAAAAGATACGAATTCAGCTATAAAGAGTTTGATGTCCAAGAGGGGTGTCCAGCCATCCAAAAAGCTCAGCTCACCCTACACTCCTATTGGGATTCGCAAGAGGGCAAAAACAATTTCCAAGGCACTTGCTGATTGTAGAGCAAGGAAAACAAGTACTCCACAGAAGTCTATTTTTACTCCTCCTGTTGAAGTTGTGCCACAAGTGCTGAAAAAAGTTGATATTTTCAAGCGTGTAAAcctccaaaaaagaaagaagcttGAAACCTTGATCAAATCCAAAAAGAGTGGGAGAGCACTGTACTCAATGCATGAATTTGGGGCAGAAGACTTCAAGGTTATGACAAACATGCACGAATGGTGGGAGGATTGG TATGTAGATGAAATCTTATTGCTGATGCGTATGAGGCAGCTCAATTTCCCTGAGCACTATGATTCCTCTGATAGAATCATGGACCTCAACTTCTACCATCACTGTCGCAACAGGTACTTAGGGTTGTCCGATGAGTCTACAAATGAACGTGTCATGCCCTATGATCAAAGACTTACTCTCTTTAGGTGGGACGATGATGGTCTCACTTTTCCCAGAGGTATTGTGCCCTACCCAGGTGGCTGTGAGTGGATTGGTGCCAAAAGGATCATAGCTGTCATGAATATTAATGACAACCATTTTGTCACTATTGAGATCATCATTGAGGAGGGTATCATAAATGTTTATGATTGCAACATCCCATGTAATGAAGACAGTGATTTCTTCTGCCACATGCAGCCGTTATTGGATTTGTTCCCCAAGTTGCTAAAGCAGAGTGGCATGTTCTCACACTTACATGAAAAGTTGCTGAATGAATCATGGAAGTATGATTGGAAGAAGGATATCCCCCGCAATGAGACCAATAAGGCATGTGCTTCCTGGTCACTTGCTTTTGTTGAAGCTTTGCTTATCCGCATGAATATGACCAAGCCCGATACCTTATTGAGTGACAATACTGTGGAGAGGATGCAATGA
- the LOC132063504 gene encoding uncharacterized protein LOC132063504 — translation MYGTQLLTAVGIDPNNNIFPIAYVVVEKERKESWEWFLNYLKIDLDIDDTSTWTFMSDKQKGLIEAFNEVLPYVSHRFCVRHLHNNFKRAGFGGDSLKNALWKVARATIVEWFDDCMVDIFDLDPEAVDWLKNKPPTEWSKSHFSETVKYDTLLNNICECFNSMILEARDKPIITLLEKLRYLLMSRMQANRDKGAQWNVGDICPRIKDVLHKNQAKAAEFIPRKSNEWNYEIIGASIMNNWAVDLLNRKCSCRRWDLTGIPCKHAIAAIWAKHDDINSYVDDCYKVETYRKIYAFSILPMNSQEMWPKSRNIPPLPPRLVKQSTKGKKQKQWRKEPDEVGASRQKMRRKQNNLDCSLCHKPGHNIRTR, via the coding sequence ATGTATGGAACTCAATTGTTAACTGCTGTTGGAATTGATCCAAATAACAATATCTTTCCAATAGCATATGTAGTTGtagagaaggaaagaaaggaatcatgGGAATGGTTTTTGAATTATTTGAAGATTGACTTAGACATTGATGATACTAGTACTTGGACCTTCATGTCGGATAAGCAAAAAGGTTTGATTGAAGCGTTCAATGAAGTATTGCCATATGTTAGTCATCGATTCTGTGTGAGACACCTCCATAACAACTTCAAGAGGGCCGGATTTGGTGGTGACTCACTCAAGAATGCCCTTTGGAAGGTTGCAAGAGCTACGATAGTAGAGTGGTTTGATGATTGCATGGTTGATATCTTTGATCTTGATCCAGAAGCTGTTGATTGGCTCAAGAACAAGCCACCTACTGAATGGTCTAAATCTCACTTTTCCGAAACTGTGAAATATGATACCTTACTCAATAATATATGTGAATGTTTTAATAGCATGATCCTTGAGGCTAGAGATAAGCCGATTATCACTCTATTGGAGAAGTTAAGGTACTTACTTATGTCGAGGATGCAAGCAAATAGGGATAAAGGTGCCCAGTGGAATGTTGGTGATATTTGCCCTAGGATTAAGGATGTATTGCACAAAAATCAGGCTAAGGCAGCTGAATTTATTCCTAGGAAATCAAATGAGTGGAATTATGAGATAATAGGGGCAAGCATAATGAACAATTGGGCTGTGGATTTACTAAATAGAAAATGCAGTTGTAGGAGATGGGATCTAACAGGAATTCCTTGCAAACATGCCATTGCCGCAATTTGGGCTAAACATGATGACATTAACTCATACGTGGATGATTGTTATAAGGTAGAAACTTATAGAAAAATCTATGCATTTTCTATTCTACCTATGAACAGTCAAGAGATGTGGCCTAAGTCGAGAAACATACCTCCTTTGCCTCCACGGTTGGTAAAACAAAGTaccaaaggaaaaaaacaaaagcaGTGGAGAAAAGAACCAGATGAAGTGGGAGCAAGTAGACAAAAAATGAGAAGGAAGCAAAATAACTTGGACTGTAGCTTATGCCACAAACCAGGCCATAATATAAGAACCCGTTAG